In Nostoc edaphicum CCNP1411, the sequence CGGAGTAAAACACCCAATGAAATTGCCCTGACAGTATTGCTGGCAGTTCTGAGCTTAGTATTTTTGTTAGTCGTGGTAACTCTGCCCGCACTTGCATACTATGTCAATAGTCCAGTCAGCGTGCCAATTTTGATTGCCCTATTAGTGGCATTGATTCCTACAACCATTGGCGGTTTACTAAGTACCATCGGCATTGCTGGTATGGATCGAGTTGCTCAATTTAACGTCATTGCTACTTCCGGACGAGCAGTCGAAGCCTGTGGTGATGTCAACACTTTAGTTCTCGACAAGACAGGTACAATTACCATCGGCAACCGTTTAGCGGAAGAGTTTATTCCTATCAACGGTCATTCAATGTCGGAAATTGCTAACGTTGCGTGGGCGGCTAGTGTCTTTGACAATACACCAGAAGGTAAATCCATTATCAGACTGGCAGAAAAGTTAGTAGCACGGTTTGATTTCGACTCCAACCAAGCAGAAGGAGTCGATTTTTCTGCCAAAACACGCATGAGTGGTACTAATTTACCTGGTGGGTATGAGGCGAGAAAGGGAGCAGTAGAAGCCATTAAAGGATTTGTCCGTTCCCGCAACGGACGTAATCCGCCAGAACTGGATGCTGCCTATGAACGAGTTTCTCGCCTGGGAGGTACACCTCTAGCAGTCAGCCTCGATAACGAAATCTATGGGATTATTTATCTCAAAGATATTGTGAAACCTGGTATCCGCGATCGCTTTGAGCAACTGCGACGGATGGGAGTGAGTACCATCATGCTAACTGGCGACAACCGAATTACAGCTTCTGTCATTGCTAGAGAAGCTGGGGTTGATGACTTCATTGCCGAAGCCACACCAGAAGACAAAATCAGCGTTATTAAAAAGGAACAAGCAGCAGGCAAATTAGTTGCGATGACAGGAGATGGGACTAATGATGCGCCAGCATTAGCCCAAGCTAACGTCGGCGTTGCTATGAATACAGGAACGCAAGCTGCCAAAGAAGCCGCCAACATGGTCGATTTAGACTCCGATCCCACAAAGCTGATCGATATCATTAGTATTGGCAAACAATTGCTGATTACTCGCGGAGCATTAACGACATTTTCTATCGCTAATGATATTGCTAAATACTTTGCAATTATCCCAGTGATATTTGTCGCTGCTAACCTGCAAAGCTTGAATATTATGAATTTGACTAGCCCTAAATCTGCTGTACTATCAGCGCTAATTTATAATGCTTTGATTATTCCTGCTTTGATTCCCTTGGCATTAAAGGGTGTGCGGTTTAGACCGCTGACAGCGAATCAGCTACTCCAACGCAATATCTTAATTTACGGCTTAGGTGGGGTGATTGCACCGTTTATTGCCATTAAGCTGATCGATATACTGATTACAGTTGTAGGCTTGGCTTAAGGACAGCAAAAGTAAAGACGGTGTGAAACTAGCACATCTTGATCAAAGTAAAATAATAAACATTTTTACTTTTACCTGTTGAGAGAGAGAACAAGAAGAATATGAATAAACATCGTTTTCACTCAGCACTGCTTCGGCTATGTCCTTTGTTTGGTCGCAATGGCATAAACAACAACACATATCACTCGCTATTTTTATCCTGCTGTGCTTGAATGTGGTAACTGCCCCAGTTGTTTATGCTGTTGCTAACAGCACCCTGAAACGTTCTACTGCGTGGGCAAAAGAATTAAAAAATTAAAAATTAAAAATTAAATTCTAGGAGCAATTGGAAAACTTTTTATGGCTATTATTCGAGAAACCATCAGAGCAATTTTTATAACTCTAATGCTTTGGTTGTTGACTGCAATCATCTATCCTCTGATAATCCTTGTAGTGGGTCAAGTCTTTTTGCCTTATCAAGCTAATGGCAGCATCATGCTGAATCTAAATAATGAACCCATTGGTTCGGCTTTGATTGGTCAGCTGTTCACATCTGAGCGATATTTCCATCCTCGTCCCAGTACTATTAGATATAGCCAAGGCAAAAGAGCCAGGCCAACTGGTATATCTGGAGCCAGCAATCTCGCTGCTAGCAATCCAGAGCTACTAAAGCGGATTCTAGAACAGTCAAATCAATTGCGAGACGAAAATCTTCAACCGATCGCCGATATAATTTATACCTCTGCTTCCGGTTTAGATCCACATATTTCCTTCAGAGCAGCACGGCAACAATTGACACGGGTTGCTGGTGCGCGGGGAATAAAAGAAGATGAGATTCTACCTTTAATTAATAAGTATACTGATGGCAGATTTTTATGGATTTTTGGTGAGCCAGGGGTCAATGTTCTGCGATTGAATTATGCTCTTGACTTACAAGATATTAATCGTCAGCAAAATTAATCAAAGTGAATGGGGGATGGGAAAAGCGTTACTTTCCGATGAAATAGGATTGCCATACAGATAACCAAGAATGAAATGTCAGACAATAGTAATGCTAGTTCGGCTGGCACTGCACCTTTAAATTCTGGAAGTTACTCGCTTTATCCGGCACGACGACGGGGAAAGCATAAAATATTTATTGGCATGGCTCCTGGGGTAGGTAAAACTTACCGAATGCTGGAAGAGGGACATGCACTCAAGCAGGAAGGAATTGATGTCGTTGTTGGGCTTTTGGAAACCCACGGACGGAAAGAGACGGCTGAAAAAGCAGAGGGACTGGAGATTTTACCCCGTAAGCAATATCCTCGTGGTGAGTTGACGCTAACGGATATGGATACAGATGCTATTTTAAAGCGATCGCCCCAATTAGTCTTAATCGATGAACTTGCTCATACTAACGTCCCTGGTTCCCCACGTGAAAAACGCTACGAAGATGTAGAAGTAGTTTTAGCAGCAGGTATTGATGTCTACTCCACAATGAATGTCCAGCACTTGGAAAGCCTTAATGACTTAGTAGCTAGAATTACAAGTGTGATAGTCCGTGAGCGTGTTCCTGATAGGATTCTGGATGATGCAGACGAAATAGTAGTAGTGGATGTCACACCGGAAACACTGCAAGAACGATTGTTAGAAGGAAAGATTTATGAACCGCAAAAAATCCAACAATCCCTCGATAACTTTTTCCAACGCCGTAACCTGATTGCTTTGCGGGAGTTGGCTTTGCGGGAAGTAGCAGACAACGTGGAAGAAAATGCGATTGCGACTATCCCCAATGGGCAATTTTGTAATATCCACGAGCGAGTTTTGGTGTGTGTATCCACCTATCCCAACTCAGTGCAACTGTTACGCCGGGGTGCGAGGCTGGCTAACTATATGAACGCGCCACTTTATACCTTATTCGTTGCCGATCCAGAACGCTTCCTTACCAAAGAGGAAAGCTTACACATCCACACTTGTGAGAAACTTTGTAAAGAATTTGAAGGTACTTTCATTCGTGTTACCAACAGTAACGTAGCTAATGCGATCGCAGAAGTCGCCGAGAAATATCGGATTACCCAAATTGTAATTGGAGAGAGTCAGCGATCGCGCTGGCAAATGCTCATAAAAGGATCTTTGACGCAAAAATTAGTGCGCTTGCTCAAAAATATCGATTTACATATTATTGCCAGCGAAAAAATGGTTTCACCCAAATAAGGAATCAAATTTCCCCAAAAACCTCAGAAGTAAAGCTCCCATGCAGACCATAGGGGATATGATGTTTCAAATGTAGTCGCGCTATTACTCCTTTAGAGAAATCACTAGCATCCAAAATTACCATATCTGAGCGGTGATGAGCAGCATCATAAACCAAAGCTAATACCCAACCATCATCTTCCTTTTCGGAACCTGGGCGCGGGACAAAAATCGGTTCACCCACAAAACCGCGGGGTGCAGCACTCCATACTTGTCTTTCTCCAGACTCTAAATCAATTTTCAGCAATGCTTGTAAGGGAGCATTACCAGTCTCAGCATGAGCCGCACCTATATATAGATATCGATAAAGATGTCCTACATTCGCCGGATG encodes:
- the kdpB gene encoding potassium-transporting ATPase subunit KdpB, whose translation is MNPVATNSKARRPNSRSGDRRQERKKARASNKWLYLRAIRDAFVKLNPKYAIKNPVMFVVWVGTIITLLLTIDPNLFGPALQKNPQLFNGLLSGILFFTVWFANFAEALAEGRGKAQADALRLTKSETIAKKLAPDGTISEVSSTSLKQGDTIYVVAGDIIPADGEVVMGVASVDESAITGESAPVLKESGSDVSSSVTGGTRIISDELIIRITTDPGKGFIDRMIALVEGAERSKTPNEIALTVLLAVLSLVFLLVVVTLPALAYYVNSPVSVPILIALLVALIPTTIGGLLSTIGIAGMDRVAQFNVIATSGRAVEACGDVNTLVLDKTGTITIGNRLAEEFIPINGHSMSEIANVAWAASVFDNTPEGKSIIRLAEKLVARFDFDSNQAEGVDFSAKTRMSGTNLPGGYEARKGAVEAIKGFVRSRNGRNPPELDAAYERVSRLGGTPLAVSLDNEIYGIIYLKDIVKPGIRDRFEQLRRMGVSTIMLTGDNRITASVIAREAGVDDFIAEATPEDKISVIKKEQAAGKLVAMTGDGTNDAPALAQANVGVAMNTGTQAAKEAANMVDLDSDPTKLIDIISIGKQLLITRGALTTFSIANDIAKYFAIIPVIFVAANLQSLNIMNLTSPKSAVLSALIYNALIIPALIPLALKGVRFRPLTANQLLQRNILIYGLGGVIAPFIAIKLIDILITVVGLA
- the kdpC gene encoding K(+)-transporting ATPase subunit C — its product is MAIIRETIRAIFITLMLWLLTAIIYPLIILVVGQVFLPYQANGSIMLNLNNEPIGSALIGQLFTSERYFHPRPSTIRYSQGKRARPTGISGASNLAASNPELLKRILEQSNQLRDENLQPIADIIYTSASGLDPHISFRAARQQLTRVAGARGIKEDEILPLINKYTDGRFLWIFGEPGVNVLRLNYALDLQDINRQQN
- a CDS encoding universal stress protein; protein product: MSDNSNASSAGTAPLNSGSYSLYPARRRGKHKIFIGMAPGVGKTYRMLEEGHALKQEGIDVVVGLLETHGRKETAEKAEGLEILPRKQYPRGELTLTDMDTDAILKRSPQLVLIDELAHTNVPGSPREKRYEDVEVVLAAGIDVYSTMNVQHLESLNDLVARITSVIVRERVPDRILDDADEIVVVDVTPETLQERLLEGKIYEPQKIQQSLDNFFQRRNLIALRELALREVADNVEENAIATIPNGQFCNIHERVLVCVSTYPNSVQLLRRGARLANYMNAPLYTLFVADPERFLTKEESLHIHTCEKLCKEFEGTFIRVTNSNVANAIAEVAEKYRITQIVIGESQRSRWQMLIKGSLTQKLVRLLKNIDLHIIASEKMVSPK